In the Alligator mississippiensis isolate rAllMis1 chromosome 7, rAllMis1, whole genome shotgun sequence genome, one interval contains:
- the LOC102567726 gene encoding olfactory receptor 4N2 yields MEHRNSTEVTEFVLLGLSQTQEVQLFLLGLFLLFYSLILPANVLIILTINGDPHLGSPMYFFLASLAFLDICYCSVTPPRMLADFFSCCKAISYGACMAQLFFLHFLGAAEMFLLIAMAFDRYMAMCKPLHYATVVNRGVCWALVVAAWAGGLIHSSIQVALIVPLLFCGPNKLDNFFCDISQVIKLACTDTYILEFIMFFNSGMAMLMCFLLLLISYGVLLLRLRASSSYEKSKAASTCVTHIMIVFVMFSSAIYLYCRPFRSFPMDKVVAVFHTVVFPLMNPMIYTLRNREILSAMKRQLGRSGLWKGK; encoded by the coding sequence ATGGAGCATCGAAACAGCACAGAGGTGACAGAGTTTGTGTTGCTAGGACTGTCTCAGACCCAGGAGGTCCAGCTGTTCCTCCTTGGCTTGTTTCTTCTCTTCTATTCACTGATCCTCCCAGCTAATGTCCTCATCATCCTCACCATCAATGGAGACCCCCACCTGGGctcccccatgtatttcttcctggcCAGCCTGGCCTTCCTGGACATTTGTTACTGCTCTGTCACCCCACCTAGAATGCTGGCTGACTTCTTCTCCTGCTGCAAGGCTATCTCCTACGGGGCCTGCATGGCCCAACTATTCTTTCTTCACTTCTTAGGAGCAGCTGAGATGTTCCTGCTTATTGCCATGGCCTTTGACAGGTACATGGCCATGTGTAAGCCACTACACTATGCCACTGTGGTAAACAGGGGAGTCTGCTGGGCCTTAGtggtggctgcctgggcaggcggATTGATTCACTCCAGCATCCAGGTTGCCCTCATTGTTCCTCTCCTTTTCTGTGGCCCCAACAAGCTGGACAACTTCTTTTGTGACATCAGCCAGGTGATCAAATTGGCTTGCACTGACACGTACATCTTGGAATTCATCATGTTCTTCAACAGTGGCATGGCCATGCTCATGTGCTTTCTTCTTCTGTTGATCTCCTATGGGGTCCTGCTGTTACGGCTGAGAGCAAGTTCCTCCTATGAAAAGAGCAAAGCAGCTTCCACCTGTGTCACCCACATCATGATTGTCTTTGTTATGTTTAGCTCAGCCATCTATCTCTACTGCCGGCCCTTCCGCAGCTTCCCTATGGACAAGGTGGTGGCCGTGTTCCACACTGTGGTCTTCCCTCTCATGAATCCCATGATCTACAcactgaggaacagggagattCTCAGTGCTATGAAAAGGCAGCTGGGCAGATCTGGTCTCTGGAAAGGAAAATAG